A portion of the Rhinolophus sinicus isolate RSC01 linkage group LG03, ASM3656204v1, whole genome shotgun sequence genome contains these proteins:
- the GIN1 gene encoding gypsy retrotransposon integrase-like protein 1 isoform X2: protein MVRSGKNGELHLKQIAYYKRTGEYHPTTLPSERSGIRRAAKKFVFKEKKLFYVGKDRKQNRLVIVSEEEKKKVLRECHENDTGAHHGISRTLTLVESNYYWTAVTNDVKQWVYACQHCQVAKNTVILAPKQHLLKVENPWSIVTVDLMGPFHASNRSHVYAIVMTDLFTKWVVILPLCDVSASEISKAIVNIFFLYGPPHKIIMDQREEFIHQINVELCGLFGTKQIVISHASQAVNQTESIPSTIKTFLSKHCAEHPNNWDDHLPAVSFAFNITHLEPSKNIPYFQMFNRNPCMPETSDVLHEVDGDNTSMFAKILGAIKEADKIMENKITSVVKMENNNADELSKSKIIVKKKPKQLNPFHLKVGHEVLRQRKNWWKDGRFQSEWVGPCVIDYITDSGCAVLRDNTGARLKRPIKMSHLKPYVRQPSEQGVIVINLCLPSPTVLV, encoded by the exons ATGGTGCGTAGTGGGAAAAATGGTGAACTTCATCTTAAACAGATTGCATATTATAAACGAACTGGTGAATATCATCCAACTACACTGCCAAGTGAGAGAAGTGGCATAAGAAGAGCGGCCAAAAAATTTGTCTTCAAAG aaaaaaagctgttttatgttggaaaagacagaaaacaaaatcgTTTGGTAAttgtttcagaagaagaaaaaaagaaagtcctaaGAGAATGCCATGAAAATGACACTGGAGCCCATCATGGCATATCCAGAACCCTTACTCTAGTGGAATCCAATTACTATTGGACTGCTGTGACCAATGATGTCAAACAGTGG GTATATGCTTGTCAGCATTGTCAAGTGGCAAAAAATACAGTTATCCTAGCACCTAAACAGCACCTTCTCAAGGTGGAAAATCCGTGGAGTATTGTTACTGTTGATCTGATGGGCCCATTTCATGCAAGCAACAGAAGTCATGTATATGCTATAGTTATGACAGATTTGTTCACAAAATGGGTTGTGATTTTGCCTCTATGTGATGTTTCAGCGTCAGAAATTTCAAAAGCTAttgtcaatatatttttcttatatggacctcctcataaaataataatggacCAAAGAGAAGAGTTCATTCATCAG atcaATGTTGAACTGTGTGGACTGTTTGGCACAAAGCAAATTGTAATTTCCCACGCATCTCAAGCTGTTAACCAAACTGAAAGTATACCTAGCACAATCAAAACATTTCTTTCCAAACACTGTGCTGAACACCCGAACAACTGGGATGATCACCTACCAGCCGTTTCATTTGCCTTCAATATAACTCATTTG GAGCCTTCTAAAAATATACCATACTTTCAAATGTTTAATCGAAATCCTTGTATGCCAGAGACTTCAGATGTTCTCCATGAAGTGGATGGTGATAATACAAGTATGTTTGCCAAAATTCTGGGTGCAATTAAAGAAGCCGATAAAATAATGGAGAATAAGATAACTTCAGTGGTCAAG ATGGAGAATAACAATGCTGATGAACTAAGTAAAAGCAAAATCattgttaaaaagaaaccaaagcagTTAAATCCATTTCATCTCAAAGTGGGTCATGAAGTtttaagacaaaggaaaaattgGTGGAAGGATGGCCGTTTCCAGTCCGAATGGGTTGGGCCTTGTGTCATAGACTATATCACAGACAGTGGATGTGCTGTTCTGAGAGACAACACTGGAGCTCGACTTAAAAGACCTATCAAAATGTCTCACCTTAAGCCCTATGTAAGACAACCCAGTGAACAAG GAGTTATTGTGATAAATTTGTGTCTGCCTTCTCCAACGGTGTTAGTGTGA